In Cottoperca gobio chromosome 19, fCotGob3.1, whole genome shotgun sequence, the genomic window GAAATGACTTAATAACATGTGcgagacatacatatatatatatatatatatacatatatatatatatatatatatatatatatatatatgtatgtatatatatatatatatatatatatatatacatatatatatatatatacacatatatacacatatatatgtatatatatatatatatatatatatatatatatatatatatactatatatatatatacatatatatatatatacatatatatatatatacatatatatatatatctatatcatacatatatatatatatatacatacatatatatatatatatatacatacatatatatatatatatatacatacatatatatatatacatagaggAGAGATATAAGACTAGGATATAGAGAATATACAACAATATAGAAGAtagaatatgtatgtatgtatatatatatatatatatatatacatatacatacatatgtatatatatatatacatatacatatgtatatatatatatatatatatatatatatatatatatatccatcttatatctctctatatatctctatatctatatctactctacatacatacatacatacctactactatatctatatattatatatcatacatacatatactatatatatatatatcatataatatgtatatatatacactattatatacatacatatatatatatatatatatacacacacatatatatatatatatatacacacacatatatatatatatatatatatatatatatatatatatatatatacatatatatatatatacatatatatatacatacatatatatatatatatatatacatacatatatatatatatacatacatatatatatatatatacatacatacatatatatatatatatactacatatgtatatattatatatatgtatgtaatatatatatatatctatatatatatacatacatatgtatatatatatatatatacatacatatgtatatatatatatatatatatatatatatatatatatacatacatatatatatatatatacatatatatatatatacatatatatatacatacatatatatatatatatatacatacatatatatatatatatacatacatatatatatatatatacatacatatatatatatatatatacatatatatatatatatatgtatgtatatatatatatatatatatatctatatataacatccatatgtatatatatatatatatatatacatatgtatatatatatatatatatatatctatatatatatatatacatacatacatacatacatatatatatatctataaatatatatacatatatacatatatatatatatatatatatatatatacatacatacatataatatatatatatatatatatatatatatatatatacatacatacatatatatatatatatatatatatatatatatatatatatatatatatatatatatatatatatatatatacacacacacacacatatatatatatatacacatatacatatatatatgcatttttgaaaagatcacacaaaatatgaaatattttaaatatcctGCTGGTTGTTTCCAACATAAAAGAGATATGTAAAAGGTAAAGTAAAATAAGTCCAGACTTATCCACAGTTGAAAaatgctttattgttttttaacataaaTGCCAAACATGACGACACAGGAAAACAAGTTTTCTAAACTCTTTCAGTGCGTGTGTAGTCATCAATATATGCCGTAGCTGTGCTCCTTTCCGTCTCTGTATCTGTCCAGGTAGCGCAGCGGCTGTCGGTGCGGGAATTTGACCTGCGGCGGGTGGTACACCGGAGGACGGGAAAACTCAAACACTGGCTCCCGCATGTCTGCAGGGGGAACACACAACAGTCAGgtggtgtttttattaatatcaataataaaggAAAATGTCACAAGACCAATATTTATTGAGCTGTGACTTACTGAGCGTGGTGTGAAAAGTGTTGGTGACAGATTCGTCCCACTGGCTCTGGAAGAACGCCACGCCTGCAGGCGTCATGTCGTCCTGGTGCTTTCTGTAGAAATCAATCGTCTTAAAGGAGCGGTCCGCCAGAGAATAACTGCGGGAGGAGATTAAACACGTTTAGGCGACCCCAAAGGGTTTTGTTATTCTACTTTCCTTTCCctacattttgttatttatttcatactCTGGATTTAGATCAGAGCTGAAATCTCTTCTTttgtaagaaaatatatttactgcaacTTTTATGATGAAAGCTGCAacatgtatactccatgtaattaatgtatttaattttcacaataaagttataataatatatataaaataataataatactactacttataataaaaaaaaaacacaataataataatctgaactGTTGAGTGTATGTCTCACCATGGCGTCGGCCTGGCGTCCTCCTGGAAGTCGATGCGTCCCTCCTGCTTGAAGAGGACGTAGACGTATCGGTGGAAGCCCGTTCCTCTGGGGGGGAAGGGCGGCAGGTAGTGACACAGCTCCTCTCCGGCCTGCACCGCTCCACCTGGTATGttccctctgcacacacacacacacacacacacacacacacacacacacacacacacacacacacacacacacacacacacacacacacacacacacacacacacacacacacacacacacacacacacacacacacacacacacacacacacacttaatagcTGCAGTgatcaaacattttttaaactgcatttaCTCAGTTGACTTAAAGTACTCACACGAGCCAGTGGACGTATTCTGCCTCGTTATCCAGAAGATGCTCGTCtgaaaaagaagataaaagatTTTAGAcagtgtgtaaataaataaagatactatttcttttttagaaagtttctcattattataattttctcattattttgaaaaagatatGATCATCTCCTATGATATCTGACGCTGACCTGGACAGGTGAGCATCAGCGTCCACAGGGAGCCCTCCTCGGCCTCAAAGCTGATCTGAGGGACCGACGCTGCCTAGAGACAAAAGTACAGCAAGAAAACAGTCAAGAGAAGACAAATAAACGGTGGgtcaaattaaatacacatgCAGGGAGGGGATAGTGCGTTAGAGGCCTCCACGTACTTCTGTTGGTGTCAACCGATTGCCATAATACACCTGAGCACTGGTGTCCTGGCTGTAGCAAATCCGGAGTGGTACTTGGGGTAGAAAATGCGCCATGGGGAAGAGATCTCTGAAGACGCCGTAGTGCTCCGCCATTTTCTTTATATGAAACGGGCCACTGGTCTTCTCCCAGATTTCCTGCACATGATCCAGGGAAAGCTTAACTGATGGGATGAAAAGCAAAAAGTTAACAGAAGTATTAATTTGTTATTAAAAAAGTATTccctttatgtgtgtgtgagcttacGAGTGCGCAGACGAGAAGCCCTCTCCAGCTCAGCGTTCTTCCTGttctcctttaccagctgcttCCTCTCCTTCACTTCTTTGATCCTGCTGGTGCGATAGTACGGAAACCCAATGTCCACTTTCTCTACACCTGCAACCACACAAGACTCCTGTAAACCAGGCGGCAAGCTCCGGGCCTGAAAAGTCAAGCCAATGCAGAAGGAAGAGCCTTAAACCTgaattctctctaatatccagcagggggcgacgcCACTGTGAGATTGTATAGAGGTCTATGAGAAAAGGACCCGACTTCTAACTTggtttattacctcagtaaacgtTTTCCTTATTAGTTTATGATCTCAACCTCTAGTTTCAAGTTAAgttgtaagacgaaaacacAGACACCCAAACTGTACAACACCATGGtaacgacctgtcaatcacaagccCTAacgcataccctgctttatcttctattttactctaaatgaaaccataatttactaaatgatcATGCTGTATTAAGGAAGACTTCACACTCTAAATTGAGACCAGAAAGTAGtcagaaaaatgtttactgaggtaataaatcaagtgaaaagtagggtattttctcatagacttttatACAAATGTACAGTGGAGTCGCCCtctgctggatattacagagaatgcaggtttcgcattgacttcacttttctttataTACGGTCTATGGTTAAGACTGAACTTTCAAAGGTTTCAGCTGTGAAAAAACACAATTCTTGACCAATCATTTTGCCATGACATGTTCACACCATTATTTCTCACCATGCTCAAGATCCAGTGCTTCCACGTAGCCCCTGTAAGTCTTCCACCAGGTAGGTTTGTTCCTTGTCTCCTCAGCATGTTTTAAGTAACGAGTGTAGCTGCAATACTTCTCTAAAGACTCCAGGTTTCTGGCGTCAATCTCGTCATTTGGCATTGGACCCAGAGGGGCTTTCCGCCTGCAGAGGAACGCTATTCGTGTGGAGACATCCAACAGTTAGTTACATAGCAATTGTTTCACCTTTAATATTTGGTCCTCCTTAACGCCCAGAATAGGATGCCATTGTATTGTCAATGTTAGCCGATATGTGACATAGATAACCCTATCAGTACTGACACTATTACTTGACAGTGTCACCTTTTGTCGACCACTGTACCATTAAGTT contains:
- the mrpl38 gene encoding large ribosomal subunit protein mL38 isoform X2, which codes for MLRRQGTNLPGGRLTGATWKHWILSMARSLPPGLQESCVVAGVEKVDIGFPYYRTSRIKEVKERKQLVKENRKNAELERASRLRTLKLSLDHVQEIWEKTSGPFHIKKMAEHYGVFRDLFPMAHFLPQVPLRICYSQDTSAQVYYGNRLTPTEAASVPQISFEAEEGSLWTLMLTCPDEHLLDNEAEYVHWLVGNIPGGAVQAGEELCHYLPPFPPRGTGFHRYVYVLFKQEGRIDFQEDARPTPCYSLADRSFKTIDFYRKHQDDMTPAGVAFFQSQWDESVTNTFHTTLNMREPVFEFSRPPVYHPPQVKFPHRQPLRYLDRYRDGKEHSYGIY
- the mrpl38 gene encoding large ribosomal subunit protein mL38 isoform X1, giving the protein MALRTVCAAALRTGPDLGVNNARTFVTTAFLCRRKAPLGPMPNDEIDARNLESLEKYCSYTRYLKHAEETRNKPTWWKTYRGYVEALDLEHGVEKVDIGFPYYRTSRIKEVKERKQLVKENRKNAELERASRLRTLKLSLDHVQEIWEKTSGPFHIKKMAEHYGVFRDLFPMAHFLPQVPLRICYSQDTSAQVYYGNRLTPTEAASVPQISFEAEEGSLWTLMLTCPDEHLLDNEAEYVHWLVGNIPGGAVQAGEELCHYLPPFPPRGTGFHRYVYVLFKQEGRIDFQEDARPTPCYSLADRSFKTIDFYRKHQDDMTPAGVAFFQSQWDESVTNTFHTTLNMREPVFEFSRPPVYHPPQVKFPHRQPLRYLDRYRDGKEHSYGIY